CGCGCGTGGGCCGTTTCAGATTTCTGAATTAGGCGAAGAGAAATAATTTAAATTTTAGAGGCCCTTTGGTTCGTTTACGTTTTGCACCAAGTCCGACAGGACCGTTTCACATCGGCGGTGCGCGAACTGCGCTCTTTAATTATTTGTTTGCCAGGAACCAAGGCGGCAAGTTTATTTTACGCATTGATGATACAGATCGCAGTCGCTCTGAGAAGCGCTTTGAGGAAGATATCATAGCTGGATTAAAGTGGTTGGGTTTGAATTTTGATGAAGGACCTGAAGTGGGAGGTCCAGCAGGTAGTTATCATCAAGCTGAGCGTAAGGCTTTATATGCAAAACAGTTAGAGGTTTTGCTAGCGAGGGGGGCTGCTGAGAAATGTCCTGATGGTGCGATTCGTCAACGCTATGGGCATGATTTGATCCGCATTACAGATCTTGTTTGTGGGCAATGTGAATTTAGACCGCAGTCGCTTGGACCGCCCCCAGTCCTAATTCGTTCCGATGGCGAGCCTACGTATCATTTAGCTAGCGTGTGTGATGATATTGATATGAAGATCACTCATGTTGTGCGTGGTCAGGACCATCTAACGAATACTGCAAAGCATGTTTTGATGTTTAGGGCGTTGGGGGTAAATGATCCTCAGTTTGCGCATTTGCCGCTGATTTTAGGTTCAGATGGGCACAAATTATCTAAGCGGGATACCGCGACTCTTACGGCTGTAACGGAATTCCGGAATGCTGGGTTTATCCCTGAGGCGATTATTAATTTTCTGATGTTGCTTGGATGGTCAGATCCGAGAGGTAGGGAAATTCTAACTTTAGCAGAGGCTGGTGAAGTATTTTCGTTTGACCGTGTGCATAAGGGTGGGGCTGTTTTTGATGAACCGCGATTAAGGTTTTTAAATGTGGAGTGGATGAAGCTTTTATCTGGTCGCCAGGTTTTGGATTATTCTGCGAGTTTTATTCAGGGTTGGAATGATCGCTTGGGGGCATTATTTGAGCCAGGCCGCTTTGAGATGTTAGTGCATGCGCTGAAGGATGGGTTCCATTCGCTGAAGGAAGTTGAGGATGTTGCCAAGTTAGTGTCTGTGGATATGTTGGATTTGACGCCGGCGGCA
The window above is part of the bacterium genome. Proteins encoded here:
- a CDS encoding glutamate--tRNA ligase, with the protein product MVRLRFAPSPTGPFHIGGARTALFNYLFARNQGGKFILRIDDTDRSRSEKRFEEDIIAGLKWLGLNFDEGPEVGGPAGSYHQAERKALYAKQLEVLLARGAAEKCPDGAIRQRYGHDLIRITDLVCGQCEFRPQSLGPPPVLIRSDGEPTYHLASVCDDIDMKITHVVRGQDHLTNTAKHVLMFRALGVNDPQFAHLPLILGSDGHKLSKRDTATLTAVTEFRNAGFIPEAIINFLMLLGWSDPRGREILTLAEAGEVFSFDRVHKGGAVFDEPRLRFLNVEWMKLLSGRQVLDYSASFIQGWNDRLGALFEPGRFEMLVHALKDGFHSLKEVEDVAKLVSVDMLDLTPAANDFIASDRDFPKFKLCLKNYLEGHRPKSNFYSEADLSALIDYLKRESGRAGKGLFQALRVALTGDVSGHELKVIFPYLHYGVLLKRVGS